The following proteins come from a genomic window of Deinococcus malanensis:
- a CDS encoding carbonic anhydrase — MSDVDDRNDSLLPLDSADVRRRLLDAIRRGASMEDIANLQPARIQNAEAAIQALKDGNARFFSGQGGRADVGANERRAQIMQQTPFAAVLACSDSRVPVEIVFDVGLGDLFVVRVAGNVVGESGLGTLEYATEHLDVHLIVVMGHEGCGAVAAALLPEEAVTQEPENLQRLIRRIQPSVADLPHIRDKKARMREAVLSNVRHQVHLLRQQPVIRAAEERGQIRVIGAFYEIGSGAVDFLTEEDDLRL; from the coding sequence ATGTCGGACGTGGACGACCGCAACGACTCGCTACTCCCCCTGGACTCCGCCGACGTGCGCCGCCGCCTTCTGGACGCCATCCGGCGCGGCGCCAGCATGGAGGACATCGCCAATCTGCAACCCGCCCGTATTCAGAACGCCGAGGCGGCCATTCAGGCCCTGAAGGACGGCAACGCCCGCTTTTTCTCCGGTCAGGGAGGGCGCGCCGATGTGGGCGCCAACGAACGCCGCGCACAGATCATGCAGCAGACGCCGTTTGCAGCCGTGCTGGCATGCAGTGACAGCCGAGTCCCGGTGGAGATCGTCTTCGATGTCGGCTTGGGCGACCTGTTCGTGGTGCGGGTGGCCGGCAATGTGGTGGGCGAGTCTGGCCTGGGCACCCTGGAGTACGCTACCGAGCACCTGGATGTTCATCTGATCGTGGTCATGGGTCACGAGGGTTGCGGCGCCGTGGCCGCCGCCCTGCTGCCGGAAGAGGCAGTAACGCAGGAGCCTGAGAACCTGCAGCGGCTGATCCGGCGCATTCAGCCCAGTGTTGCGGACCTTCCCCACATCCGTGACAAGAAGGCCCGCATGCGCGAGGCCGTGCTGAGTAACGTGCGCCATCAGGTGCACCTGCTGCGCCAGCAGCCGGTGATCCGCGCCGCCGAGGAACGCGGGCAGATCCGTGTGATCGGGGCCTTCTACGAGATCGGCTCCGGTGCGGTGGACTTCCTGACCGAGGAAGACGATCTGCGTCTCTGA
- a CDS encoding aminopeptidase translates to MALTFEDKLRNYARLAVRVGLGIREGQRVLVQAPVDTAQLARAVVREAYAAGASFVDVRWDDDDVQLARFELAPEGSFEQISRWRVDAEIETAEAGGAVIAIRATNPNLLGNVDAQRVATHQRTLAAYRKPYTAQVMTNRLNWNLISAPIPGWAALMFPDASAQEAVEKQWDAIFAATRADQPDAVEQWETHLANLKRRRDLLTGKQYAALHFQGGGTDLTVGLADNHVWGGGAADTPGGITFTANIPTEEVWTAPHRERVDGVVVSTKPLSYNGVLIDGIRIEFEGGRVTKASASQGEDTLQKMIDTDEGSHRLGEVALVPHSSPISRSGLFFFNTLYDENAASHIAIGSAYRFNVRGGVDMSLEEFNAAGGNDSLTHVDWMIGSSEMNVDGLTPDGSREPVMRNGEFVI, encoded by the coding sequence ATGGCATTGACATTTGAAGACAAGCTGCGCAATTACGCGCGGCTGGCTGTCCGCGTAGGTCTGGGCATCCGGGAAGGCCAGCGGGTACTGGTGCAGGCTCCAGTCGATACGGCCCAGCTGGCACGCGCTGTGGTGCGCGAGGCCTACGCGGCCGGCGCAAGCTTTGTAGACGTCCGCTGGGACGACGACGACGTGCAGCTGGCCCGCTTTGAGCTGGCGCCCGAAGGTTCGTTCGAGCAGATCAGCCGCTGGCGGGTGGACGCCGAGATCGAAACCGCCGAGGCCGGCGGCGCCGTGATCGCCATCCGGGCCACCAACCCCAACCTGCTGGGCAACGTGGACGCCCAGCGCGTGGCCACCCATCAGCGCACGCTGGCAGCCTACCGCAAGCCTTACACGGCGCAGGTGATGACCAACCGTCTGAACTGGAACCTGATCAGCGCCCCGATTCCCGGCTGGGCCGCCCTGATGTTCCCCGACGCCAGCGCTCAGGAGGCCGTAGAAAAGCAATGGGACGCCATTTTTGCCGCCACACGGGCCGACCAGCCCGACGCGGTGGAGCAGTGGGAAACCCACCTGGCCAACCTGAAGCGCCGGCGCGACCTGCTGACGGGCAAGCAGTATGCCGCGCTTCACTTCCAGGGGGGCGGCACAGACTTGACCGTCGGTCTGGCCGACAACCACGTCTGGGGCGGTGGCGCTGCCGACACCCCCGGGGGTATCACGTTCACGGCCAACATTCCGACTGAAGAAGTGTGGACCGCACCGCACCGCGAGCGGGTGGACGGTGTGGTGGTCAGCACCAAGCCCCTGTCCTACAACGGGGTGCTGATCGACGGTATCCGCATTGAATTCGAAGGTGGCCGGGTGACGAAGGCCAGTGCCAGCCAGGGCGAGGACACCCTGCAGAAAATGATCGACACTGACGAGGGCAGCCACCGCCTCGGCGAGGTTGCGCTGGTGCCGCATTCCAGCCCCATCAGCCGCTCCGGACTGTTCTTCTTCAACACCCTGTACGACGAGAACGCCGCCTCGCACATTGCGATCGGCAGCGCCTACCGCTTCAACGTCCGCGGCGGCGTGGATATGAGCCTCGAAGAATTCAACGCAGCCGGCGGCAACGACAGCCTGACCCACGTGGACTGGATGATTGGCAGCAGCGAGATGAACGTGGACGGCCTGACCCCCGACGGCAGCCGGGAACCCGTCATGCGCAACGGCGAATTCGTGATCTGA
- a CDS encoding rhodanese-like domain-containing protein, whose amino-acid sequence MLTKTAIQLVQDAKSRIENLSADQVASELDRGDAVLIDLREPGEQEQTGTIPGALSAPRGMLEFYADPSSPYHRSEFDPDRRIILHCAAGGRSALAADTLRQMGYAKVAHLDGGMKAWTEAGRPVVRSDSGS is encoded by the coding sequence ATGCTTACGAAAACTGCCATTCAACTTGTCCAGGACGCCAAATCCCGAATCGAAAATCTGTCGGCCGACCAGGTTGCCTCAGAACTGGACCGCGGCGACGCTGTCCTGATTGACCTCCGTGAGCCCGGCGAGCAGGAGCAGACCGGCACCATTCCGGGCGCGCTGTCAGCGCCGCGCGGCATGCTGGAGTTCTACGCGGACCCTTCCAGCCCATACCACCGCAGCGAGTTCGACCCTGACCGCCGTATCATCCTGCACTGCGCGGCAGGAGGCCGTTCTGCACTGGCTGCCGATACGCTGCGGCAGATGGGCTATGCGAAAGTTGCGCACCTCGACGGTGGGATGAAGGCCTGGACCGAAGCAGGACGCCCGGTGGTCAGGTCCGATTCGGGAAGCTGA
- a CDS encoding GGDEF domain-containing protein has translation MQLRAQPGSGGDPGPVPSPSAETSFASPLPAHLQFSDQPHWLSLLAAALTHTTSGISITANTEDHPVVYCNPAFERLTGYSAAEIVGQSWQVLQGEATDPEALARVYEAIDSGMPTDLIMLNYRRDGSSFWNALNLGPIRNEDNAVTHFIGVHTDVTDRVNTQRELEQRAYTDILTGLANRAQFMRELEQEAVSPESQGHFALGFIDLDGFKAINDRLGHEAGDELLRQVAQRLRGVVRNVDLAARLAGDEFVLLLRHVESDSALELIAQRTLAAFEPAFELETSSVTVRASLGLVRHRAGESAAQLLSRADQAMYQTKRRGKNDFTLDLTTLG, from the coding sequence GTGCAGCTGCGGGCGCAACCCGGGTCAGGTGGAGACCCTGGTCCAGTTCCCTCGCCTTCCGCGGAGACGTCGTTTGCCAGCCCGCTGCCCGCGCATCTGCAATTCAGCGATCAGCCGCACTGGCTCTCTCTGCTGGCCGCGGCGCTGACCCACACCACGAGTGGCATCAGCATCACTGCCAATACCGAAGACCATCCAGTCGTGTACTGCAACCCGGCCTTCGAGCGCCTGACCGGGTACAGCGCGGCAGAGATTGTTGGTCAAAGCTGGCAGGTCCTGCAGGGTGAAGCCACCGACCCGGAGGCCCTGGCCCGTGTCTATGAGGCCATCGACTCCGGAATGCCGACCGATCTGATCATGCTGAATTACAGAAGGGACGGCAGCAGTTTCTGGAACGCCCTGAACCTCGGTCCGATCAGAAACGAGGACAACGCCGTGACCCACTTTATCGGGGTGCATACCGATGTCACCGACCGGGTCAATACCCAGCGCGAACTGGAACAGCGGGCCTATACCGATATCCTGACAGGTCTGGCAAACCGGGCCCAGTTCATGCGGGAACTGGAACAGGAAGCGGTCTCTCCAGAAAGCCAAGGCCACTTCGCACTCGGTTTTATTGATCTGGACGGCTTCAAGGCCATCAACGACCGCCTGGGGCACGAGGCGGGTGATGAACTGCTCAGGCAGGTCGCGCAGCGGCTCAGGGGGGTGGTCCGGAATGTGGACCTCGCCGCGCGGCTTGCAGGCGACGAGTTTGTGCTGCTGTTACGACACGTCGAGTCAGACAGTGCGCTTGAGCTGATCGCGCAGCGGACGCTTGCAGCATTTGAGCCAGCTTTCGAACTGGAAACGAGCTCGGTGACCGTGCGTGCCAGCCTGGGTCTGGTCCGTCACCGTGCAGGTGAAAGCGCCGCGCAGCTGCTGTCCAGGGCAGATCAGGCCATGTATCAGACCAAGCGCCGGGGAAAGAACGACTTTACCCTAGATCTGACGACGCTGGGGTAG